Below is a window of Rattus rattus isolate New Zealand chromosome X, Rrattus_CSIRO_v1, whole genome shotgun sequence DNA.
ATTGACTTGATTTCATTTAAGTTTTGCTTACTaatataggttgatgtcattatgcaggtgaaagcagacaagataaaacaagacctgtcattggacgagaaggaagagaggcaggaacacAGGTTTTAGAAGAagtgggagaagcaggaggaggggctggagaaggagcggGGCGAACATGgcagctgatgttaagattcttctctgtgcatagacacaggttgttatgagttttaagggatgggtgtataCAGAATTTTGTGTTGTCCAAATGGGTAAATTATATcttaattggatcagaggttattgtgtggtgtgttctttcattgggtgacttaattgagtccacagtGAGAGAGCCACAaaataggcggtctctgtatgaaactttCATGGCAGCAACCAGCCaagggagctgtgagtgaggaTAGGGTGGCTTGTCAGGGTGCCACGCTGGAACCACTCGCAGACTGCCTGGGTCACACTGGGGGCAGcttggagccactgagataaattagcgctagaTCCAATGGCCTGCCAGAGCTGGAACTGGTGAGAGAGCAACCGCCAGGGTACGCATGGAACCATTctgcccttttttatttttaccaaaacATATTAATCCAGTAAAGTACTGTCTCCAATGATTATCAGTCTCAGAGACCAAAAATAGGTCTCTGGTGGTGATATACTGAATGCTTTCTAGAAATTTACAATAAACTGTAATCTACTTTTTGAAATAGTTTATGATACATCCACATGGTAAGTGTCCCATTTTCATCctggttttaaagaaaatgcctggctcagtggtaaaagcaattttcctcttccagaggacccaggtttggtgtCCAGagcccatatcaggtggctcacaactgcctataactccagctgtaGAGAGTCAAATATACTCCTTTGTCCTCTTTGGGCCCCAAACTTGCATGCATGATGTGGCGCATGGCTTCAGAGGTTTTAGTTCATGTCCCTTCTCTGTCTTTGGGCCTGTGGTGAAGCAGCACAGAGTGTTGAGTGGCTTTGGTGTAGCAGAGCTACATGGCCATCAGCAGCAAAGTGAGACAGGTAGGATTGGGACAAGACACATGCATCAAAGACTTTTTATCAGTGCTCCGCTtcctcccactttttttttttttttttttttgagacagggtttttgctgggtagccttggctgtcctggaatttactctgtagaccaggctggactcaaactcacagagatccacctgcttctgccttctgagtgctgggaccaaaggcgtgcaccactaccacccagcttcCTCCCATCTCTTAACAGTCCACTCAGCTATGAAGCATCTCTCGAGATCCAATCACTGATCAAAAAGCCAGCAACTGAGCCTCTACTGGATGAGGTTTTGAGacatatttttagatttaaacCATAGCAACATGGCTCAAAAATTTAATTGTAAAAGGGAATATACAGTTgttgtgttgtggtaaaaaataaaaaatggaacgGTGGCTATTGGTACCCGCGTGTTCCCACTCTGCGTGGATCAGCGAGAGCTACACGCTCTGGCTGTCTATCTCTCTGCCAGCCGCTttctcacactgtccccttggcaggttgttatgacgcctgacacacacacatcacgttCTCAGGCATTCTATAGCCGCTCTCtccaggctgtctctctgcctgctgggaactttgctcacatcccctgtagcctgGTAAAATTCTAGGaatttgtaatttatcaatcagactTATAGGTTAAATCCTCAATCCACAACACATCCACAAagtaaattcactgccaattaataaagatataaaccaccctcCTAGACAaaaattgacctagtccacctggacctggatcatcctgctccatCGTCTCCATCCTGATTTTCccgcttctcctcctctctccttccgaGACTTTTTCCCCGCctacctttccttctcatccaatgataggcttatCCTTATCCTGGACCctccttgctgcataatgacatcatcctacattgctgggcatagtggtgcttttaatctcagcacttgggaggcaacggcaggcagatctgtgagttcaagaccagcctggtctacagattgagttccaggacagccagggctacagagagagcaCTGTCTGGGGGGGAAGTGAGATGAAGAGAGGCAATATACAATGGAAAACGTCATGCTATGTGTCTTAAAAGCATGTAAAAAACATTAGCAGCCATCTTTTTGCTCTCTTGAATTATTCACACCAGTTGTGATTATCGCAATAATATAATTtgctagagctggagttacaggcaggtatGAGCCACTCTCTTATAATCCTGAGTTGTTTACAAAGGGTTCTCAAAACAAATGGCATTCTTTGGCAAGAAGTTCATAAAGGAAGGCGTCAATTCCATTTACTTCTGCAAACATGTATTGAGCCATACTGTGTGCTTGGAACAATGTTGGCTGTTCAGCAGGAGACACATGAGTCATATGATTGAGAATGTACTTTACTGaattagaaagaagagaggaaaatgaagggCTGCTGGTAAGGAAATGTGATACTTCAACTTTACCTAGTTGGAAGGGTTGATGAGAACAGGTTACTCCTCTGTTCTGAAGAGGACTGGAGTTAAGGTATTTTGGGCCCTGCTACCCTAGCAGGATATATCTCAATCAACAAGAGATCTTATTCACAGCCAGTCTGACAGTCTAAGTTCCAAGAATCTTGCTTGATGTCTATCTCACAGAGTttagggagaaggagaagctatATCAAGCTTGCTTCCTCAACAGCAGAATAATAAAGTAGCACATTTTCAGTTGAACACTCAAAGACAAGTCTGAAAGTGCCAAATTGCCTTTTGGAGCAGCTCGAAACCATGGAGTGTTCCTCCCAACAGATGACCTGCTGAAGCTGAGCTAGCCCTCAGACGGCAGCAGCAAAACATCCGAGCACATCTGTGTTGTCTATGCCTTCAAGTTGCACAGGGACTTAAGAGAGCCAAGGTACTGTGTATGTGATAGGAGGGACCAAATGTCAGGATTGGGGGTAGGTTGCTAGAACTTGAACAAGTTGTACCTGGGCACCCCCTTTCTTTACAACCTGTGAAACTGAACACTGCCTGAAATCACTTGGTCGGAAGATAAAAGTGGTCCATCTGGCAGTGctgccttcccctctcctcttctccaggGCCTTATACAtacttggctggccttgaactgaagaTGACCTAGAAgcccagatcctcctgccttccttcctgagcaccgggattacaggcatgtaccacggAACTTGGTCTATGCAGGGGCTAcagatggaactcagggcttcGTGTGTGCTAACCAAGTACAATACCAtcaagctacatccccagcctcagaCTAGGTTTGGGACCACTGCTTTGCACGAGGAAGTAGGCCGTGCTATCCTGTTTGCTGTCAGTGGTAACCATACTGGAAGTGGTGAGGTTTTCAATGACTTTATTTGATCATTCACTTGAATTTTCATAACGAAATTTATAGGCATTTTTCTTTCCCAGTATGATATAAAACAGTTTCTAGAGTGAGGACTAGTGAATGGAACTTAACTCTATAGTGTCCATAATCATTTCTTTCAAGATGTAAGAGgtcagtgacagtgtagtcaACATATGCTGACCTTGGAACATGAGAGGCCATGTAgtgctggtgaggtggctcagcaggcaagCACATGCGTGACCAAGTTTGATCTGAGTTTGatagaaaggagaaaactgattcctgtaagttgtcttctgacctctgcatgtacacatccatgcacaggcataaaataaagtaaaataagatggTGGgtagcgggggtggggtggggtggggtgggctgagGGGCACATAGGGATCTTCATGGGGACAAGGCAAAAAAAGGTTCTCATGCCCTTAATTCATAACCTGATAGCTGGTCAAGAGTCCCTTTGTCCTTTTAGACAATGCATGGCATGTGCTTGTCCCTATCACAAGATAACAAGAAATCTTACAGGATGACTCATCAGCCATTGATCTTGGTGACTAACAAAAAATCACTAGGTCTCACACCACTCATACCAGCCAGAGTAAAATGtctgctttctgctgtttctaaGCCGAATCTCCCACAAcagctctctccctcttttccaaCTGAAATTCGTCTGAGAGTTCCTTCTGTATGTTTCACTTTTTATCTCTGCCATCACTGGGATCAGACATTATCTTTaatacttaaattttaaatgactgttaaagacaaagaaaggcaaTAATAGGATTTTCCAACCCCCCCATCCCctaatatttccttttttcatGAAACTTAATTgaatcactgtgggggtggggtgtgtcaAAATGGAATTCGTATGGTGGGCCAGTGACTCCAATTAAAATGTATCACAAGCTCCATTCATAAATACATTTCCCAAGTAGCCACAATTGACTTTAATCTGTATCATCTAAAACCACCATTTCAATATGTAACCTATACAAAATTATTGATGTACTAGTTAACTTTTTGGCATCCTCTGTATACTTTTAGTACTCAATTTGGCTGGACACATTTCAAATGGTCTGGGCCACATGTGGCTACTGGCTACTGCACTGGGTAGCACAGACCTtaatgtggggtatagtgacaccCGCGGAGAGTCCCCTACCCTCACAATCAACAAACCTAGTCATATTCTAAAAGTGTACGGTGTTCTCTGTATCATAAGGAAGCTTAGAGCAAAGTGGGATGTAGCAGAGTTTCTGATTAAGgtcaacagaaagcaaaggcGAGGGCACTGCAGATGGGGAAACCTGTGTTGGTAAGCAGATGGAAGGAGGCCATTTGATGGTGGCAGGACTCGGTGGAGGGTCTGTAACCTGCAACTGGGGTGACCTGTGACTATTGTTGTCTTTTCTTCTGGCCCCTCTCTTCTCTAGCGGTGGTCTTCAGCCTGCCCTGCACCCGGGCCACCGAGGCCTGTCTGCGGGCCTGCCCTGCGGCCTGCACTTGCAGTAACGTGGAGCGTGGCTGCTCAGTGCGCTGTGACCGTGCGGGCCTCCAGCGGGTGCCCACTGAGTTTCCGTGTGAGGCGGCCTTCATCGACCTAGACCGGAATGGGCTGCGCATCCTGGGCGAGCGGGCCTTCGGCACGCTGCCATCGTTACGCCGCCTGTCGCTGCGCCATAACAACCTGTCCTTTATTACGCCTGGCGCCTTCAAGGGCCTGCCGCGGTTGGCCGAGCTGCGCCTGGCGCACAATGGTGAGCTACGCTATCTGCACGTGCGGACCTTCGCGGCTCTGGGTCGCCTGCGCCGCCTGGACCTGGCGGCCTGCCGCCTCTTCAGCGTGCCCGAGCGTCTCCTGGCCGAGCTGCCGGCCCTGCGTGAGCTCACCGCCTTCGACAATCTCTTTCGCCGGGTGCCCGGCGCGCTCCGTGGCCTGGCTAACCTGACGCACGCGCATTTCGAGCGCAGCCGCATCGAGGCTGTGGCCTCCAGCTCGCTGCTGGGCATGCGGCGTCTGCGCTCGCTCAGCCTGCAGGCCAACCGCGTGCGCGCAGTGCATGCCGGGGCCTTTGGCGACTGCGTGGCCCTAGAGCACCTGCTGCTCAACGATAACCTCCTGGCCTCGCTGCCTGCCGCCGCCTTCCGCGGCCTTCGCCGCCTGCGCACCCTCAATCTGGGCGGCAACGCGTTGGGCAGCGTGGCGCGCGGCTGGTTCTCCGACCTGGCAGAGCTCGAGCTGCTTTACCTAGATCGCAACAGCATCACCTTTGTGGAGGAAGGCGCCTTCCAGAACCTCTCGGGCCTCCTGGCCCTGCATCTCAATGGCAACCGCCTCACTGTGCTCTCCTGGGCCGCTTTCCAGCCAGGCTTCTTCCTGGGCCGCCTTTTTCTCTTCCGCAACCCTTGGCGCTGTGACTGCCACCTGGAGTGGCTGCGTGATTGGATGGAGGGCTCTGGGCGTGTGGCTGATGTGGCATGCGCCTCCCCTGGCTCTGTGGCCGGCCAGGACCTCAGCCAGGTGGTCTTTGAGCGCTCCTCTGATGGCATCTGTGTGGACCCTGATGAGCTGAACTTCACCACGTTCAGTCCAGGCCCGAGTCCAGAGCCAGTGGCCACCACTGTGAGCAGATTCAGCAgcctcctctccaagctgctggCCCCAAGGGCCCCTGTGGAGGAGGTAGCCAACACCACCTGGGAGCTGGTCAATGTCTCCTTGAATGACAGTTTTCGGTCCCATGGAGTGATGGTCATGTGCTACAAGGCCACGTTTCTCGTCACTTCTTGCCtctggctcagcctggcccagTATGTGGTGTTGGGTCTACAGAGGGACTGACTGCCACACTGAAGTGACCCAAACCACTCTGGCCAAAAGGGGGAAGGTTTGCCTGGTGTGTCTGTAGTAAGTGGAGAGGGAATAGGAATGGGATTGGTGATTAAAGTTCTTGCTCAGTGTGTGGAAGAAACACTTTGTCTCCACAGATAGCCCTATGCAGAGAGCTCTGGAAAATGCCACTGGAGTGGGTGTAAATTTCTGCTTTCCTCACATGGGCATCCActgaaaaagagaagaatgaacACGGGCCCTTTGGAGGGTAGATGGGCAGTGGAAGTTCCTGGGAAGTACTCTCCTACTTCACCAGGCAACAGGGCCTACAGGCCTAAATTAAAGTAGATCTCAATTGGCTAAGTACGAAGAACGATGTCAG
It encodes the following:
- the Nyx gene encoding nyctalopin, whose protein sequence is PATGVTCDYCCLFFWPLSSLAVVFSLPCTRATEACLRACPAACTCSNVERGCSVRCDRAGLQRVPTEFPCEAAFIDLDRNGLRILGERAFGTLPSLRRLSLRHNNLSFITPGAFKGLPRLAELRLAHNGELRYLHVRTFAALGRLRRLDLAACRLFSVPERLLAELPALRELTAFDNLFRRVPGALRGLANLTHAHFERSRIEAVASSSLLGMRRLRSLSLQANRVRAVHAGAFGDCVALEHLLLNDNLLASLPAAAFRGLRRLRTLNLGGNALGSVARGWFSDLAELELLYLDRNSITFVEEGAFQNLSGLLALHLNGNRLTVLSWAAFQPGFFLGRLFLFRNPWRCDCHLEWLRDWMEGSGRVADVACASPGSVAGQDLSQVVFERSSDGICVDPDELNFTTFSPGPSPEPVATTVSRFSSLLSKLLAPRAPVEEVANTTWELVNVSLNDSFRSHGVMVMCYKATFLVTSCLWLSLAQYVVLGLQRD